A region from the Alnus glutinosa chromosome 5, dhAlnGlut1.1, whole genome shotgun sequence genome encodes:
- the LOC133868029 gene encoding uncharacterized protein LOC133868029: protein MEHFRFCSSLLPLFFCRFPIVSRWKSSSMASNNARAESSSSAPSDSHSKSRSGGITPKGRSKDFSGEGTLAEGPLPHLASAISDPQTRPTPGKYPRTVSSANTKQSLPLQSREYPAYSLWPSISADTS from the exons ATGGAGCACTTCAGATTCTGCAGTTCCCTCCTCCCTTTGTTCTTCTGCCGCTTCCCCATAGTATCCCGATGGAAATCCtcctcaatggcatccaacaaTGCCAGGGCCGAATCTTCATCCTCAGCACCATCGGACTCCCACTCCAAAAGTAGATCAGGAGGAATTACGCCCAAGGG TCGCTCAAAGGATTTCTCGGGAGAAGGAACCCTCGCCGAAGGCCCACTCCCCCATTTGGCTTCGGCAATTTCTGACCCACAGACCCGTCCAACGCCTGGGAAGTACCCGCGCACTGTGTCATCGGCGAACACAAAGCAGTCACTGCCTCTTCAATCAAGGGAATATCCAGCTTACTCGCTTTGGCCTTCGATTTCCGCTGATACCTCATGA